One window from the genome of Hydra vulgaris chromosome 02, alternate assembly HydraT2T_AEP encodes:
- the LOC136076875 gene encoding uncharacterized protein LOC136076875 isoform X2, which translates to MLKNYLQIIYTDIKFILYIIFCEVKKWFSFEENLFSRETLLREIQHYFLQNANKSTLVLYGMSGVGKTHIARNFCKTYYSFYKNFVWINAAFGNIKTSMRNQCQILGFEVYDSKGDYLNTEVIVEKIHSYYKNEKTLFIFDNVDDESVKNLSMYISKKPNSFTLITSQWRTWSNYVNKMLVDVFSFEEAFAYVKNSIKENNDGNIKNLIKELGYHPFALTQAIKYINIHKISIENYVDRYRSKPLEILDNNNLPTEEESKSAIKAINLVLIKLEKNKPFPFKMLNCLSHCDGQNISKQFIIQISNQIEINEEYLIDEAIAVLMSYSLLNCFDDKKYSMHELTQLTCRCFQNRNSSTNTYLDLIENYFKIEMSIVKDHMDYGNHFVFHFIYMFRTNGERLSKTFHNKTIGIEKFLACKGLFEETIEILKTIQNFNTETYGENNKFTLDTKRYIASCLRNMGKYNEALEIYYSVDKKQTEILGINHRSTMRTKRNIALCLNDMGKYNEALEIYYFVDKNNIEILGINHPSTMTTKRNIASCLRIMGKCNEALEIYYSVDKKQTEILGINHRNTMRTKRNIALCLNDMGKYNEALEIYSFVDKNNIEILGINHPSTMRTKHNIASCLRNMGKYNEALEIYYSVDKKQTEILGINHRSTMRTKRNIALCLNDMGKYNEALEIYYFVDKNNIEILGINHPSTMTTKHNIASCLRNMGKYNEALEIYYSVDKKQTEISGINHRNTMRTKHNIALCLNDMGKYNEALEIYYSVDKKQTEILGINHRNTMRTKHNIALCLNDMGKYNEALEIYYSVDKKQTEILGINHRSTMRTKRNIASCLRNIGKYNEALEIYYSVDKKQTEILGINHRNTMRTKHNIALCLNDMGKYNEALEIYYFVDKNNIEILGINHPSTMTTKRNIASCLNNLKKQQTS; encoded by the exons atgttgaaaaattatttacaaatcatCTATACagatataaagtttattttatatataattttttgtgaagttaaaaaatggttttcttttgaag AAAACTTATTTTCACGGGAAACACTGCTTCGCGAAATTCAACATTATTTTCTACAAAATGCGAACAAGTCAACTTTAGTGTTATATGGAATGTCAGGTGTCGGAAAGACACATATTGCcagaaatttttgtaaaacttattatagcttctataaaaactttgtttggaTAAATGCAGCGTTTGGAAACATAAAAACTTCAATGAGAAATCAATGTCAAATACTAGGATTCGAAGTTTATGATTCGAAAGGTGATTATTTGAATACAGAAgtgattgttgaaaaaattcacAGCtactataaaaatgaaaagacttTGTTTATCTTTGATAATGTCGATGACGaaagtgttaaaaatttatcaatgtaCATTTCAAAAAAACCGAATTCATTCACTTTGATTACTTCGCAATGGAGAACGTGGTcgaattatgtaaataaaatgctagttgatgttttttcttttgaagAAGCATTCGcttatgtaaaaaatagtattaaagaaaacaacgatggaaatataaaaaatttaataaaagagcTTGGTTATCATCCGTTCGCTTTAACTCaggcaataaaatatataaatatacataaaatttcaaTAGAAAACTACGTAGACCGATATAGATCAAAACCATTAGAAATATTAGACAATAACAACCTTCCAACTGAAGAAGAATCGAAGTCTGCAATAAAAGCAATTAACttagttttgataaaattagaaaaaaataaaccttttccatttaaaatgttaaactgTTTATCTCATTGCGACGGTCAAAACATcagtaaacaatttataatcCAAATCTCAAATCAAATAGAAATAAACGAAGAATATTTAATAGATGAAGCAATTGCAGTATTAATGAGTTATTCTTTACTAAACtgttttgatgataaaaaatattcaatgcaCGAACTGACACAGTTGACGTGCAGATGTTTTCAAAATAGAAATTCAAGTACAAATACATATCTAGATCTAAtcgaaaactattttaaaattgaaatgagCATTGTGAAAGATCACATGGATTACggaaatcattttgtttttcatttcatCTATATGTTTCGTACTAACGGAGAAAGACTTTCGAAAACCTTCCATAATAAGACAATAggaattgaaaaatttttagcaTGTAAAGGTTTATTTGAAGAAACAATCGAAATATTGAAaactattcaaaattttaatacagaAACTTAcggtgaaaataataaattcacgCTTGATACAAAACGTTATATTGCAAGCTGTTTGCgcaatatgggaaaatataacgaagctttagaaatttattattctgttgataaaaaacaaactgaaattttaggtatcaaccatcgaAGTACAATGAGAACAAAACGTAATATCGCACTCTGTTTAAacgatatgggaaaatataacgaagctttagaaatttattattttgttgataaaaataacattgaaattttaggtatcaaccatccaagtacaatgacaacaaaacgTAATATCGCAAGCTGTTTGCGCATCATGGGAAAAtgtaacgaagctttagaaatttattattctgttgataaaaaacaaactgaaattttaggtatcaaccatcgaAATACAATGAGAACAAAACGTAATATCGCACTCTGTTTAAacgatatgggaaaatataacgaagctttagaaatttattcttttgttgataaaaataacattgaaattttaggtatcaaccatccaagTACAATGagaacaaaacataatatcgcaagcTGTTTGCGCAacatgggaaaatataacgaagctttagaaatttattattctgttgataaaaaacaaactgaaattttaggtatcaaccatcgaAGTACAATGAGAACAAAACGTAATATCGCACTCTGTTTAAacgatatgggaaaatataacgaagctttagaaatttattattttgttgataaaaataacattgaaattttaggtatcaaccatccaagtacaatgacaacaaaacataatatcgcaagcTGTTTGCGCAacatgggaaaatataacgaagctttagaaatttattattctgttgataaaaaacaaactgaaatttCAGGTATCAACCATCGAAATACAATGagaacaaaacataatattgcaCTCTGTTTAAacgatatgggaaaatataacgaagctttagaaatttattattctgttgataaaaaacaaactgaaattttaggtatcaaccatcgaAATACAATGagaacaaaacataatatcgcactCTGTTTAAacgatatgggaaaatataacgaagctttagaaatttattattctgttgataaaaaacaaactgaaattttaggtatcaaccatcgaAGTACAATGAGAACAAAACGTAATATCGCAAGCTGTTTGCGCAACAtaggaaaatataacgaagctttagaaatttattattctgttgataaaaaacaaactgaaattttaggtatcaaccatcgaAATACAATGagaacaaaacataatatcgcactCTGTTTAAacgatatgggaaaatataacgaagctttagaaatttattattttgttgataaaaataacattgaaattttaggtatcaaccatccgagtacaatgacaacaaaacgtaatatcgcaagctgtttgaataatttaaaaaaacagcaaacaagctga
- the LOC136076875 gene encoding uncharacterized protein LOC136076875 isoform X1, with protein MLKNYLQIIYTDIKFILYIIFCEVKKWFSFEVVLPFSENLFSRETLLREIQHYFLQNANKSTLVLYGMSGVGKTHIARNFCKTYYSFYKNFVWINAAFGNIKTSMRNQCQILGFEVYDSKGDYLNTEVIVEKIHSYYKNEKTLFIFDNVDDESVKNLSMYISKKPNSFTLITSQWRTWSNYVNKMLVDVFSFEEAFAYVKNSIKENNDGNIKNLIKELGYHPFALTQAIKYINIHKISIENYVDRYRSKPLEILDNNNLPTEEESKSAIKAINLVLIKLEKNKPFPFKMLNCLSHCDGQNISKQFIIQISNQIEINEEYLIDEAIAVLMSYSLLNCFDDKKYSMHELTQLTCRCFQNRNSSTNTYLDLIENYFKIEMSIVKDHMDYGNHFVFHFIYMFRTNGERLSKTFHNKTIGIEKFLACKGLFEETIEILKTIQNFNTETYGENNKFTLDTKRYIASCLRNMGKYNEALEIYYSVDKKQTEILGINHRSTMRTKRNIALCLNDMGKYNEALEIYYFVDKNNIEILGINHPSTMTTKRNIASCLRIMGKCNEALEIYYSVDKKQTEILGINHRNTMRTKRNIALCLNDMGKYNEALEIYSFVDKNNIEILGINHPSTMRTKHNIASCLRNMGKYNEALEIYYSVDKKQTEILGINHRSTMRTKRNIALCLNDMGKYNEALEIYYFVDKNNIEILGINHPSTMTTKHNIASCLRNMGKYNEALEIYYSVDKKQTEISGINHRNTMRTKHNIALCLNDMGKYNEALEIYYSVDKKQTEILGINHRNTMRTKHNIALCLNDMGKYNEALEIYYSVDKKQTEILGINHRSTMRTKRNIASCLRNIGKYNEALEIYYSVDKKQTEILGINHRNTMRTKHNIALCLNDMGKYNEALEIYYFVDKNNIEILGINHPSTMTTKRNIASCLNNLKKQQTS; from the exons atgttgaaaaattatttacaaatcatCTATACagatataaagtttattttatatataattttttgtgaagttaaaaaatggttttcttttgaag ttgttctaCCTTTTTCAGAAAACTTATTTTCACGGGAAACACTGCTTCGCGAAATTCAACATTATTTTCTACAAAATGCGAACAAGTCAACTTTAGTGTTATATGGAATGTCAGGTGTCGGAAAGACACATATTGCcagaaatttttgtaaaacttattatagcttctataaaaactttgtttggaTAAATGCAGCGTTTGGAAACATAAAAACTTCAATGAGAAATCAATGTCAAATACTAGGATTCGAAGTTTATGATTCGAAAGGTGATTATTTGAATACAGAAgtgattgttgaaaaaattcacAGCtactataaaaatgaaaagacttTGTTTATCTTTGATAATGTCGATGACGaaagtgttaaaaatttatcaatgtaCATTTCAAAAAAACCGAATTCATTCACTTTGATTACTTCGCAATGGAGAACGTGGTcgaattatgtaaataaaatgctagttgatgttttttcttttgaagAAGCATTCGcttatgtaaaaaatagtattaaagaaaacaacgatggaaatataaaaaatttaataaaagagcTTGGTTATCATCCGTTCGCTTTAACTCaggcaataaaatatataaatatacataaaatttcaaTAGAAAACTACGTAGACCGATATAGATCAAAACCATTAGAAATATTAGACAATAACAACCTTCCAACTGAAGAAGAATCGAAGTCTGCAATAAAAGCAATTAACttagttttgataaaattagaaaaaaataaaccttttccatttaaaatgttaaactgTTTATCTCATTGCGACGGTCAAAACATcagtaaacaatttataatcCAAATCTCAAATCAAATAGAAATAAACGAAGAATATTTAATAGATGAAGCAATTGCAGTATTAATGAGTTATTCTTTACTAAACtgttttgatgataaaaaatattcaatgcaCGAACTGACACAGTTGACGTGCAGATGTTTTCAAAATAGAAATTCAAGTACAAATACATATCTAGATCTAAtcgaaaactattttaaaattgaaatgagCATTGTGAAAGATCACATGGATTACggaaatcattttgtttttcatttcatCTATATGTTTCGTACTAACGGAGAAAGACTTTCGAAAACCTTCCATAATAAGACAATAggaattgaaaaatttttagcaTGTAAAGGTTTATTTGAAGAAACAATCGAAATATTGAAaactattcaaaattttaatacagaAACTTAcggtgaaaataataaattcacgCTTGATACAAAACGTTATATTGCAAGCTGTTTGCgcaatatgggaaaatataacgaagctttagaaatttattattctgttgataaaaaacaaactgaaattttaggtatcaaccatcgaAGTACAATGAGAACAAAACGTAATATCGCACTCTGTTTAAacgatatgggaaaatataacgaagctttagaaatttattattttgttgataaaaataacattgaaattttaggtatcaaccatccaagtacaatgacaacaaaacgTAATATCGCAAGCTGTTTGCGCATCATGGGAAAAtgtaacgaagctttagaaatttattattctgttgataaaaaacaaactgaaattttaggtatcaaccatcgaAATACAATGAGAACAAAACGTAATATCGCACTCTGTTTAAacgatatgggaaaatataacgaagctttagaaatttattcttttgttgataaaaataacattgaaattttaggtatcaaccatccaagTACAATGagaacaaaacataatatcgcaagcTGTTTGCGCAacatgggaaaatataacgaagctttagaaatttattattctgttgataaaaaacaaactgaaattttaggtatcaaccatcgaAGTACAATGAGAACAAAACGTAATATCGCACTCTGTTTAAacgatatgggaaaatataacgaagctttagaaatttattattttgttgataaaaataacattgaaattttaggtatcaaccatccaagtacaatgacaacaaaacataatatcgcaagcTGTTTGCGCAacatgggaaaatataacgaagctttagaaatttattattctgttgataaaaaacaaactgaaatttCAGGTATCAACCATCGAAATACAATGagaacaaaacataatattgcaCTCTGTTTAAacgatatgggaaaatataacgaagctttagaaatttattattctgttgataaaaaacaaactgaaattttaggtatcaaccatcgaAATACAATGagaacaaaacataatatcgcactCTGTTTAAacgatatgggaaaatataacgaagctttagaaatttattattctgttgataaaaaacaaactgaaattttaggtatcaaccatcgaAGTACAATGAGAACAAAACGTAATATCGCAAGCTGTTTGCGCAACAtaggaaaatataacgaagctttagaaatttattattctgttgataaaaaacaaactgaaattttaggtatcaaccatcgaAATACAATGagaacaaaacataatatcgcactCTGTTTAAacgatatgggaaaatataacgaagctttagaaatttattattttgttgataaaaataacattgaaattttaggtatcaaccatccgagtacaatgacaacaaaacgtaatatcgcaagctgtttgaataatttaaaaaaacagcaaacaagctga
- the LOC136076875 gene encoding uncharacterized protein LOC136076875 isoform X3: protein MSGVGKTHIARNFCKTYYSFYKNFVWINAAFGNIKTSMRNQCQILGFEVYDSKGDYLNTEVIVEKIHSYYKNEKTLFIFDNVDDESVKNLSMYISKKPNSFTLITSQWRTWSNYVNKMLVDVFSFEEAFAYVKNSIKENNDGNIKNLIKELGYHPFALTQAIKYINIHKISIENYVDRYRSKPLEILDNNNLPTEEESKSAIKAINLVLIKLEKNKPFPFKMLNCLSHCDGQNISKQFIIQISNQIEINEEYLIDEAIAVLMSYSLLNCFDDKKYSMHELTQLTCRCFQNRNSSTNTYLDLIENYFKIEMSIVKDHMDYGNHFVFHFIYMFRTNGERLSKTFHNKTIGIEKFLACKGLFEETIEILKTIQNFNTETYGENNKFTLDTKRYIASCLRNMGKYNEALEIYYSVDKKQTEILGINHRSTMRTKRNIALCLNDMGKYNEALEIYYFVDKNNIEILGINHPSTMTTKRNIASCLRIMGKCNEALEIYYSVDKKQTEILGINHRNTMRTKRNIALCLNDMGKYNEALEIYSFVDKNNIEILGINHPSTMRTKHNIASCLRNMGKYNEALEIYYSVDKKQTEILGINHRSTMRTKRNIALCLNDMGKYNEALEIYYFVDKNNIEILGINHPSTMTTKHNIASCLRNMGKYNEALEIYYSVDKKQTEISGINHRNTMRTKHNIALCLNDMGKYNEALEIYYSVDKKQTEILGINHRNTMRTKHNIALCLNDMGKYNEALEIYYSVDKKQTEILGINHRSTMRTKRNIASCLRNIGKYNEALEIYYSVDKKQTEILGINHRNTMRTKHNIALCLNDMGKYNEALEIYYFVDKNNIEILGINHPSTMTTKRNIASCLNNLKKQQTS, encoded by the coding sequence ATGTCAGGTGTCGGAAAGACACATATTGCcagaaatttttgtaaaacttattatagcttctataaaaactttgtttggaTAAATGCAGCGTTTGGAAACATAAAAACTTCAATGAGAAATCAATGTCAAATACTAGGATTCGAAGTTTATGATTCGAAAGGTGATTATTTGAATACAGAAgtgattgttgaaaaaattcacAGCtactataaaaatgaaaagacttTGTTTATCTTTGATAATGTCGATGACGaaagtgttaaaaatttatcaatgtaCATTTCAAAAAAACCGAATTCATTCACTTTGATTACTTCGCAATGGAGAACGTGGTcgaattatgtaaataaaatgctagttgatgttttttcttttgaagAAGCATTCGcttatgtaaaaaatagtattaaagaaaacaacgatggaaatataaaaaatttaataaaagagcTTGGTTATCATCCGTTCGCTTTAACTCaggcaataaaatatataaatatacataaaatttcaaTAGAAAACTACGTAGACCGATATAGATCAAAACCATTAGAAATATTAGACAATAACAACCTTCCAACTGAAGAAGAATCGAAGTCTGCAATAAAAGCAATTAACttagttttgataaaattagaaaaaaataaaccttttccatttaaaatgttaaactgTTTATCTCATTGCGACGGTCAAAACATcagtaaacaatttataatcCAAATCTCAAATCAAATAGAAATAAACGAAGAATATTTAATAGATGAAGCAATTGCAGTATTAATGAGTTATTCTTTACTAAACtgttttgatgataaaaaatattcaatgcaCGAACTGACACAGTTGACGTGCAGATGTTTTCAAAATAGAAATTCAAGTACAAATACATATCTAGATCTAAtcgaaaactattttaaaattgaaatgagCATTGTGAAAGATCACATGGATTACggaaatcattttgtttttcatttcatCTATATGTTTCGTACTAACGGAGAAAGACTTTCGAAAACCTTCCATAATAAGACAATAggaattgaaaaatttttagcaTGTAAAGGTTTATTTGAAGAAACAATCGAAATATTGAAaactattcaaaattttaatacagaAACTTAcggtgaaaataataaattcacgCTTGATACAAAACGTTATATTGCAAGCTGTTTGCgcaatatgggaaaatataacgaagctttagaaatttattattctgttgataaaaaacaaactgaaattttaggtatcaaccatcgaAGTACAATGAGAACAAAACGTAATATCGCACTCTGTTTAAacgatatgggaaaatataacgaagctttagaaatttattattttgttgataaaaataacattgaaattttaggtatcaaccatccaagtacaatgacaacaaaacgTAATATCGCAAGCTGTTTGCGCATCATGGGAAAAtgtaacgaagctttagaaatttattattctgttgataaaaaacaaactgaaattttaggtatcaaccatcgaAATACAATGAGAACAAAACGTAATATCGCACTCTGTTTAAacgatatgggaaaatataacgaagctttagaaatttattcttttgttgataaaaataacattgaaattttaggtatcaaccatccaagTACAATGagaacaaaacataatatcgcaagcTGTTTGCGCAacatgggaaaatataacgaagctttagaaatttattattctgttgataaaaaacaaactgaaattttaggtatcaaccatcgaAGTACAATGAGAACAAAACGTAATATCGCACTCTGTTTAAacgatatgggaaaatataacgaagctttagaaatttattattttgttgataaaaataacattgaaattttaggtatcaaccatccaagtacaatgacaacaaaacataatatcgcaagcTGTTTGCGCAacatgggaaaatataacgaagctttagaaatttattattctgttgataaaaaacaaactgaaatttCAGGTATCAACCATCGAAATACAATGagaacaaaacataatattgcaCTCTGTTTAAacgatatgggaaaatataacgaagctttagaaatttattattctgttgataaaaaacaaactgaaattttaggtatcaaccatcgaAATACAATGagaacaaaacataatatcgcactCTGTTTAAacgatatgggaaaatataacgaagctttagaaatttattattctgttgataaaaaacaaactgaaattttaggtatcaaccatcgaAGTACAATGAGAACAAAACGTAATATCGCAAGCTGTTTGCGCAACAtaggaaaatataacgaagctttagaaatttattattctgttgataaaaaacaaactgaaattttaggtatcaaccatcgaAATACAATGagaacaaaacataatatcgcactCTGTTTAAacgatatgggaaaatataacgaagctttagaaatttattattttgttgataaaaataacattgaaattttaggtatcaaccatccgagtacaatgacaacaaaacgtaatatcgcaagctgtttgaataatttaaaaaaacagcaaacaagctga